The following are from one region of the Salvia hispanica cultivar TCC Black 2014 chromosome 1, UniMelb_Shisp_WGS_1.0, whole genome shotgun sequence genome:
- the LOC125192467 gene encoding protein DOUBLE-STRAND BREAK FORMATION yields MPHSATIYQEISLFRSRIQNRWVDDVTIRVLESILVSKDVQSSIDFKSVLKRFMRDESLLIFGEIAEESVETKLTCAEFLIRVFAMIGDVESCLALRYEALVLRDEMTTIHPELQVTSKEWLTFTEHSVENGFHSIANQACEKAHMSSGAIHLESDDLFHDVNAMEKIDRLKDGALLKISSQSVQAQAKAYSKWKKVKESAQQLTIPTESQKGSSLFRSGIKMHNLRKLHEYQRLQMKGICN; encoded by the exons ATGCCACACTCAGCTACAATATATCAGGAAATTTCCCTCTTTCGCTCTCGGATTCAAAATCGATG GGTTGATGATGTAACAATTCGAGTTCTCGAGtcgattttagtttcaaaaGATGTGCAGTCGTCGATTGATTTCAAATCGGTTTTGAAACGGTTCATGAGAGACGAATCTCTTCTTATCTTCGGTGAAATCGCGGAAGAATCAGTCGAGACTAAGCTTACATGTGCTGAGTTTCTGATTCGTGTTTTTGCTATGATTGGCGACGTCGAG AGTTGCTTGGCCTTGAGATATGAAGCATTGGTTCTGCGAGACGAGATGACTACTATTCACCCTGAGCTTCAAGTCACTTCTAAAGAATGGCTCACCTTCACTGAGCATTCAGTTGAAAATGGATTCCATTCCATTGCAAATCAG GCATGCGAAAAGGCACATATGTCCTCAGGCGCTATTCATCTGGAATCAGATGATCTCTTCCATGATGTGAATGCGATGGAGAAAATCGATAGATTGAAGGATGGTGCTTTGCTAAAGATTTCTTCACAATCTG TCCAGGCACAGGCTAAAGCATACTcaaagtggaaaaaagttaagGAGAGTGCACAACAGTTAACCATCCCTACCGAATCACAAAAAGGAAGTTCTCTGTTTAGAAGTGGGATCAAAATGCATAATTTGCGGAAATTGCATGAATATCAACGTCTTCAAATGAAG GGAATCTGCAATTAA